One segment of Drosophila mauritiana strain mau12 chromosome 3R, ASM438214v1, whole genome shotgun sequence DNA contains the following:
- the LOC117145127 gene encoding glucose dehydrogenase [FAD, quinone] — MRFCGVLIICLWSFQVTWSQLLVDLARDFETSLLNNRIPDTTRFLPEYDFIIVGAGSAGCVMANRLSEISSASVLLLEAGDQETFISDVPLTAALTQMTRYNWGYKAEPTEHACQGLKGGVCNWPKGRGVGGTSLINFMLYTRGHRRDYDEWAAANNSGWSYDELLPYFRKSERIGIPELYKSPYHGRNGQLDVQYTDYRSQLLKAFLKSGREMGYEITDPNGEHLMGFARSQATIRNGRRCSTSKAFIQPVVHRKNLHISMKSWVTRLIIDPITKTATGVEFVKQRQRYTVRARKEVILSAGTIASPQLLMLSGIGPAEHLREHNITVKQDLPVGYNLQDHITLNGLVFVVNDSTVNDARLLNPSDIFRYIFAGQGPYTIPGGAEAFAFVRTPSSKFAKDYPDMELVLGAGSLSGDRFGTMRNLLGITDEFYDYMFGDLQNKETFGLVPVLLRPKSRGRISLRSRNPFHWPRMEPNFMQHPDDVRAMIEGIEMILKLSRSKPMVKMGTRFHDRPFPGCEHLKFASEEYWKCCLRRYGSSLQHQSGTCKMGPATDNTSVVDAQLRIHGIRGLRVVDASVLPNVPAGHTNAIVIMVAEKAADMIKDAWRMPITPLSS; from the exons ATGAGATTCTGTGGAGTGCTGATAATCTGCCTGTGGTCTTTTCAAGTGACCTGGTCCCAACTTCTTGTGGATTTGGCTCGTGATTTTGAGACTTCTTTGCTGAACAATAGGATCCCGGACACCACACGATTCCTGCCGGAATATGACTTCATCATCGTGGGAGCAGGAAGCGCGGGATGTGTGATGGCCAATCGGCTGAGCGAGATATCCTCGGCTAGTGTTCTGCTCCTGGAGGCCGGCGATCAGGAGACCTTCATCAGCGATGTTCCTCTGACAGCGGCTCTAACCCAAATGACTCGATATAATTGGGGCTACAAGGCGGAGCCAACGGAGCACGCCTGTCAAGGCTTAAAAGGGGGCGTTTGCAACTGGCCCAAGGGGCGTGGCGTGGGTGGCACCAGTCTGATCAACTTTATGTTATATACACGTGGTCATCGTAGAGATTATGATGAGTGGGCGGCGGCCAACAACTCAGGTTGGTCGTACGATGAATTGCTGCCCTACTTTCGAAAATCGGAGAGGATTGGAATTCCGGAGCTGTATAAATCCCCCTATCATGGACGCAATGGCCAGTTGGATGTGCAGTATACGGACTACAGGTCACAACTCTTGAAGGCTTTTCTGAAATCAGGCAGGGAAATGGGTTACGAAATTACCGATCCAAATGGAGAGCACCTCATGGGATTTGCAAGATCACAGGCCACCATCCGGAATGGCAGGCGGTGCAGTACGAGCAAGGCCTTTATACAGCCAGTTGTGCATCGCAAGAACCTTCATATCTCCATGAAAAGTTGGGTCACTCGACTGATAATCGATCCGATCACTAAAACTGCCACTGGAGTGGAGTTCGTGAAACAACGTCAGCGTTACACCGTGCGGGCCAGAAAAGAGGTGATCCTCTCCGCTGGCACCATTGCCAGTCCACAGCTTCTCATGCTATCCGGGATCGGTCCAGCGGAGCACCTTAGGGAGCACAATATAACAGTAAAGCAGGACCTGCCAGTTGGTTACAACTTACAGGATCACATAACACTTAATGGTCTTGTGTTCGTGGTCAATGATTCGACGGTAAACGATGCTCGACTGCTGAATCCCTCGGACATATTCAGGTACATCTTCGCAGGACAAGGACCATATACAATTCCAGGTGGAGCTGAGGCATTCGCTTTTGTGCGGACTCCCAGTTCCAAATTTG CAAAGGACTATCCTGATATGGAACTGGTCCTAGGAGCAGGATCCTTAAGTGGAGATCGctttggcaccatgcgaaattTGCTTGGCATCACCGACGAGTTTTACGACTATATGTTTGGAGATCTGCAGAACAAGGAGACCTTTGGTCTGGTTCCAGTGCTCCTGCGACCCAAAAGTCGGGGCAGAATATCGCTGCGTAGTCGCAATCCCTTCCACTGGCCCCGAATGGAGCCCAATTTCATGCAGCATCCCGACGATGTGAGGGCCATGATCGAGGGAATCGAAATG ATTTTGAAGCTTTCTAGATCGAAGCCTATGGTGAAGATGGGTACTCGTTTCCATGACCGCCCATTTCCGGGCTGCGAGCACCTAAAATTCGCCAGCGAGGAGTACTGGAAATGCTGCTTAAGAAGATATGGCTCCAGTTTGCAGCATCAATCGGGCACCTGCAAAATGGGTCCTGCAACGGATAATACTTCAGTGGTGGATGCCCAACTGCGGATCCACGGTATCCGTGGATTGCGGGTTGTGGATGCTTCTGTGTTACCCAATGTCCCAGCTGGTCACACCAATGCCATTGTGATCATGGTCGCCGAAAAGGCGGCGGATATGATCAAGGATGCTTGGCGCATGCCGATCACTCCCTTGAGCTCATAG